The genomic stretch AAGAAAAGTACGAATGATTGCCGGCGGATTTCAAATGATGTTTCGGCGAATGAAATTATTTTTCAATCCATTTGCGTACCCCAAAATCTCGTTCATGTTTATATCTCATAAGCTGCTTCGCTGGATAGCGGGATTATTTATGATAATTCTATTGCTGTCTAATATAGTCCTGCAGGGTACCGAGAATATGTTTTACGGATGGATGTTAGGAATCCAGGTTCTTTTTTATTTACTGGCATTAACAGGATGGCTCGGCAAACGCAACCTGACTAATTTTCTTTTTTATGTGCCGTATTACTTCGTGGCCGTGAACTTCGCCTCGATTTTGGGAATGCTAAAATACCTTACCGGTTCCCAGAAAGCGGCCTGGGAAAAAAGCAGGGAATGAATTATAATTGATTTTTGCGTTATCGATAACTTATTTAAAATCGTTGCAGACTATTTGAGTAAATTCATATTCGTATTTGGCAAAACTGATGAGCGTTTATAAGAACACGATAAAATCAAGCATTAGATATTTGCAGCTCTGGCGAATCGCCAAAGCCGTGAATAAAAAATCTCCGTTGGCGCTAATGTATCACGGAGTCACAAATAACCCTGATGTGACAGACTGGACCCAATTATCGCTTCCTGAATTTGAACGCCAGATGAATTATATTAAGGAATTTTATAATATAGTCAAGCCGGAAGAACTATTTGAAATGCTGAAAACGGGATCAATTATTCAGAATACGGCGATACTGACATTTGATGACGGTTATCAAAGTGTTTTTGAACATGCCTTTCCGATCCTGAGGAAATTGAATATTCCCGCGGCCATTTACATAACCAGTCGATTTATTAGGGATAAGGCAGAGAAGATATCGTTTCTGTGGCCAGACCGCGTAAAAATACTGATTAAATCGTCGGGTGAAAAAAATCTTAATTTGGAATCATTTGGCTTAGGACAGTATTCACTAATATCTCCTGAAGAAAAAAGAGACTCAATCAGACAATTAAATTACAGGCTCAAATTAATCCCCGATAGTTTTAGGAAGAGAGTCATTGATCATCTTGAATCGCATTACGGCAGTGAGTTTAAAGCCGGATTAGAAAATCTGTATAATCCGATGTCCTGGAATCAGGTTCTGGAATTGCATAATAGCGGACTTTTTCATATTGGGGCGCATACGAGAAATCACCCAATATTGAGTCAGACGCCGGTTGATGAATTGCGTGATGAGATTTTAGGAAGCAAAAATGATTTAGAGACGAAACTTAATATTAAGATCGCGGGATTTGCCTATCCCAATGGCAGACTCCAGGATATATCCAAAGAGTCTTACCGCCTCGTATCCGAAAATTTCGATTACGCTTTCACTACCGAATCGGGCCGAGTAACGTATAAAGACAATCGTTATCTTCTCCGACGGATTGGCATAGGGAGTGCTGTCCGGTTTAATGATTTTAGAATATTGGTCTCGGGGGCTTATTATTTAAATAAAAAGCCCCTTGAAATGGAGATGCTGGCCACGGGATCGCAATATAATGAGCGATAATATGAGCAATTCTCAGATTGATAGGATTAACACGGTTGATGAGTTTGATGGTTTATGTCAAGTGTGGAATGAATTGGCTGAATCGCAAAAGAATTATTCGATCTTTCAATCATTTAAATGGGCTTCGATATGGTGGGAATGTTTTGGCGATGGACATGACCTTTATATTCTTACCGTAAAAAGAAATGATGATATTGTCGGTATCGCCCCCTTAATGAAGACCGATTTTAATGGCCCCGGAAGACATAAAATAATAAGCTTTTTGGGCGGTAAAGAAAACGATTATAACGGTTTTATCGGGACGGATATCAATTTCATTGTCGATGCCACTCTGCGATATTTAATGTCTCATAAAAATGACTGGACTCATATCGATTTCTCGGAACTTCCGGAATATTCGCATTCATATAAATGCCTCCGAAATATTCTCAATAATAAATATTCCAATTATCGGATTCTGGAATCTGATGTGTGTCTGGCATATGAATATAACGGAAAAAGCATCGAACGCTCAGAATTCTCCGTCAGGAGGAACAAGACTTTTCGAAAGAAATTTAACTATTTTAAAAAAATTGGCGATGTCGAATTAGAAGTCATAAAAAATCCCGATGATGTCGGTCGCCAGATGTACTGGTTTTTTCATAATCATATTAACCGTTGGTTTGAAAAAGGCGGCATTAGTGAATTTGTAAATATCCGCCATCAAAGATTTATTCGGCGGCTAATTGAAGAGCTTTGTCCCGGACAACAAATGTTTTTGTTAAGTCTCAAATGCGACGATACCCGTCTGGCTCAGATGATCGTATTTCACTATCGTTCGTCGATTCATAATT from Candidatus Zixiibacteriota bacterium encodes the following:
- a CDS encoding polysaccharide deacetylase family protein, giving the protein MSVYKNTIKSSIRYLQLWRIAKAVNKKSPLALMYHGVTNNPDVTDWTQLSLPEFERQMNYIKEFYNIVKPEELFEMLKTGSIIQNTAILTFDDGYQSVFEHAFPILRKLNIPAAIYITSRFIRDKAEKISFLWPDRVKILIKSSGEKNLNLESFGLGQYSLISPEEKRDSIRQLNYRLKLIPDSFRKRVIDHLESHYGSEFKAGLENLYNPMSWNQVLELHNSGLFHIGAHTRNHPILSQTPVDELRDEILGSKNDLETKLNIKIAGFAYPNGRLQDISKESYRLVSENFDYAFTTESGRVTYKDNRYLLRRIGIGSAVRFNDFRILVSGAYYLNKKPLEMEMLATGSQYNER